In Humulus lupulus chromosome 6, drHumLupu1.1, whole genome shotgun sequence, a single genomic region encodes these proteins:
- the LOC133785563 gene encoding uncharacterized protein LOC133785563, which yields MDDFSVIRPSFDGCLVNSERVLKRCEESNLILNWEKCHFMVTKGIVLGHKISHHGIEVDRAKISTIENLPPPVSIKGVRSFLGHHGFYRRFIKDFSKNLKPLSTLLMNGMVFNFDFDCLRAYNTLKEKLVSVMIDVSPNLELPFELMCDASDYVVGVVLGQRVDKELLAIVFAFDKLRPYLIVNKVIVYTDHSAIKYLMTKQDAKPRLIRWVLLLQEFDMEIRDKKGTKNLVAIHLSRLEKGEEHNEIDEQIDENFPDEQLFSIECEEKLPWFADYVNYLAAKVVPPDMSRQQLKKFYSEVKHYYWDQPILFRHYANQVIRKCVSEEEMISILTHCHTLHCGGHFGGTRTAAKVLQCGFYWPTLFKDANALVKSYDRCQRTSNISRRDQMPMIGILEVELFDFGTPRAIIGDRGSHFINKSFTSLCAHYGVHHRKALFYHPLANGQAEVSNREVKSILEKTVNTSRKDWSKSLMIHFNRKVFVRRVLVECDIDNIDALYQLPMLLQDEDEYYQLAYNSEIDWTEVVETLGIPGATFVMKNGEPKHLRRYQINCVAKAWTLFVSVRLMPNTHLSEVGTNRCCLVYAIMMGLFVDIGRVIHTSNRDLCRLTTTAGLGARINDY from the exons atggatgacttttcagtCATTAGACCTTCTTTTGATGGATGTTTGGTTAATTCGGAAAGGGTTCTGAAAAGATGTGAGGAGTCAAATTTAATACTaaattgggagaaatgtcactttatggtgacaAAAGGTATAGTCTTGGGCCACAAGATTTCACACCATGGAATTGAGGTAGACAGGGCCAAGATATCAACAATAGAAAATTTACCTCCTCCAGTGTCTATTAAAGGGGTCCGTAGTTTTTTGGGCCATCatggattttataggaggttcataaaggacttttcaaaaaatttgaaGCCCTTATCTACTCTACTTATGAATGGTATGGTATTCAACTTTGATTTTGACTGTTTAAGGGCATATAATACATTGAAGGAGAAATTGGTATCTGTTATGATTGATGTATCACCAAATTTGGAACTTCCTTTTGAActaatgtgtgatgctagtgattatgtAGTAGGAGTGGTTCTTGGACagcgagttgacaag gaattacttgcaatAGTCTTTGCATTTGACAAGTTGAGGCCATATTTAATTGTTAATAAGGTGATTGTTTACACAGATCATTCAGCTATTAAGTACCTTATGACCAAACAAGATGCGAAACCTCGCCTGAttcgatgggtcctattattgcaagagtttgatatggaaattcgtgATAAGAAGGGGACAAAAAATCTAGTTGCAATtcatttatctagattggaaaaagGAGAAGAGCATAATGAGATAGATGAGCAAATTGATGAAAATTTTccggatgaacaattattttcgaTTGAATGTGAAGAAAAGCTACCTTGGTTTGCGGATTATGTCAATTATTTGGCAGCTAAAGTTGTGCCTCCGGACATGTCAAGGCAGcaactcaaaaagttctattcagaagttaagcattattattgggatcaACCCATTCTTTTTCGTCATTATGCTAATCAAGTAATTAGAAAATGTGTCTCAGAAGAGGAAATGATTTCCATACTTACTCATTGTCATACTTTgcattgtggtggtcactttggaGGCACAAGGACAGCAGCAAAAGTTTTGCaatgtggattttattggcctacattatttaaagatgcCAATGCCCTTGTTAAGAGTTATGATCGTTGCCAAAGGACCAGtaatatatcaagaagagatcaaatgccaatgatTGGAATTCTAGAAGTTGAgctgtttgat TTTGGTACTCCAAGAGCAATTATTGGTGACAGAGGCAGTCATTTCATTAATAAATCATTTACATCCCTATGTGCTCATTATGGAGTTCATCACCGAAAGGCACTATTTTACCATCCACTTGCTAATGGTCAAGCTGAAGTGTCAAACCGGGAAGTTAAAAGTATTTTAGAGAAAACTGTAAACACATCAAGGAAAGATTGGTCaaaaagcttgatgattcact TTAATAGAAAGGTGTTTGTGCGAAGGGTTTTAGTAGAATGTGatattgataatattgatgccCTATATCAATTACCCATGTTGTTGCAAGATGAGGATGAATATTATCAATTGGCATATAATAGTGAAATTGATTGGACTGAGGTGGTAGAAACATTAGGCATTCCTGGTGCTACTTTTGTCATGAAAAATGGGGAACCGAAGCATTTACGGAGATATCAAATCAATTGTGTGGCCAAGGCCTGGACTCTTTTTGTGAGTGTGCGGCTTATGCCCAACACTCACTTATCTGAAGTGGGTACTAATAGGTGTTGTCTGGTATATGCTATTATGATGGGACTCTTTGTCGATATTGGCCGAGTTATCCACACAAGTAATAGGGATTTATGCCGACTGACTACTACTGCCGGTTTGGGGGCACGGATCAATGATTACTGA